aaacaataaaataaggtaaacaattttaaattattctCTATAGaaacaataatatttttttataatgtctttatatatatatatatatatatatatatatatatatatatattggatgtaataaaatcattatcacattattatatatatatattcgttaatctatattatttatatttatcataataaataaaataaagtaTATGAATGTTTTTCGTGTTTATTCTAgtacatataattaaaattgtacaatatttatttatatataaattttatttttagatCGTAAAATtcaataataaaataaagaataaaacTTAAAATGGCTGAATTCTTTGAGGAAAGCGTTTCCTTCATTAATAGTGTACCAAAAAGTGTAAATTTGCCTAACGATATAAAATTAGAtttgtataaatattttaagCAGAGTACAATAGGTAATTGTAATATAAAGGAACcaaataaatttaaagTATATGatagaagaaaatatgaGGCTTGGA
This DNA window, taken from Plasmodium gaboni strain SY75 chromosome Unknown, whole genome shotgun sequence, encodes the following:
- a CDS encoding acyl-CoA binding protein, producing MAEFFEESVSFINSVPKSVNLPNDIKLDLYKYFKQSTIGNCNIKEPNKFKVYDRRKYEAWKSVENLNREDAKRRYVELVSELFPYWQDGE